A single window of Malus sylvestris chromosome 5, drMalSylv7.2, whole genome shotgun sequence DNA harbors:
- the LOC126623349 gene encoding uncharacterized protein At4g19900-like: protein MFDCESSKLPNPLHVLIHHIQELKRQILSLLLCLPTSLLALLLLLLLAYNGFYIFCFHLPFLPDSPPERAIFPPEKVAGDSVPKWVPPHFTSSSSTSSSKLSSSLPVMYVVKEENAPMFLNPHLSALQNQRNPTVPISTLSTHRRRRLRKHKRKLKSVPSEPKPALFSTRIRSFFAGNSTSPCNVRVFMTWISSKSFGSRELLSVESLFKSHPNACLAIVSKSLDSDKGIRMLRPLQDLGFRAIAISPDFDYLLKDTPAESWYFELRKGTVNPGGVSIGQNLSNLLRLALLYKFGGIYLDTDFVVLKSLSKLRNVIGAQTIDPRTKKWSRLNNAVLVFDKNHTLLFKFIQEFALTFDGNKWGHNGPYLVSRVVSRVIGNQQNPGSNFTVLTPSAFYPVNWSRIRSLFRAPTDEIHSKWRLEKLRNLCTQSFGVHLWNSQSRRLKVEKGSIMDHIMSEFSVFSNSSASSFVSVV, encoded by the coding sequence ATGTTTGATTGTGAAAGCTCCAAACTTCCCAATCCACTCCATGTCCTCATCCACCATATCCAAGAATTAAAGAGGCagattctctctcttcttctctgccTCCCCACTTCCCTTCTcgctctcctcctcctcctcctcttagCCTACAATGGCTTCTACATCTTCTgcttccacctccctttcctccCCGATTCCCCGCCGGAGCGCGCCATTTTCCCTCCTGAAAAAGTCGCCGGAGACTCCGTTCCCAAATGGGTTCCTCCTCATTTTACGTCTTCTTCTTCCACCTCAAGCTCaaagctttcttcttctttgcctgTAATGTACGTTGTGAAAGAAGAAAACGCGCCAATGTTCTTGAACCCCCATTTGTCTGCTCTGCAAAACCAGAGGAATCCGACGGTACCCATCTCGACATTATCGACACACAGGCGGCGGCGTCTGAGGAAGCACAAGCGGAAGCTCAAATCCGTTCCTTCCGAGCCAAAACCCGCTCTGTTTTCGACACGAATTCGATCATTCTTCGCCGGAAACTCCACCTCTCCCTGTAATGTCAGagtctttatgacttggatTTCCTCCAAGTCCTTCGGAAGCAGGGAATTGCTTTCCGTGGAGAGCTTGTTCAAGTCCCATCCGAATGCCTGCCTGGCCATCGTGTCGAAATCATTGGATTCCGACAAGGGAATCCGAATGCTGAGGCCATTACAAGATTTGGGTTTTAGAGCAATTGCAATCTCTCCCGATTTCGACTACTTGTTGAAGGACACACCTGCAGAATCTTGGTATTTCGAACTCCGGAAAGGAACTGTGAATCCGGGTGGAGTTTCTATAGGCCAGAATCTCTCCAATCTCCTCAGGCTTGCATTGCTGTACAAGTTTGGTGGGATTTACTTAGACACGGATTTCGTAGTTTTAAAGAGCTTGTCGAAGCTCAGGAACGTGATTGGAGCTCAGACAATCGATCCCCGAACGAAGAAATGGAGTAGACTAAACAACGCAGTGTTGGTTTTCGACAAGAACCACACATTGCTCTTCAAGTTCATCCAAGAATTCGCCCTCACATTCGATGGCAACAAGTGGGGACACAACGGCCCTTACTTGGTCTCGAGGGTGGTCTCAAGAGTGATCGGAAATCAGCAAAACCCGGGTTCTAATTTCACAGTCTTGACGCCCTCAGCGTTCTATCCTGTGAACTGGAGTCGAATTCGGAGCCTTTTTCGAGCTCCAACAGACGAGATTCACTCGAAGTGGCGGCTGGAGAAGTTGAGGAATTTGTGTACTCAGAGCTTTGGCGTTCACTTGTGGAACAGCCAGAGCCGGCGGCTGAAGGTTGAGAAGGGCAGCATTATGGATCATATAATGTCGGAATTTTCGGTGTTTTCGAACTCTTCAGCATCAAGCTTTGTCAGTGTAGTATAA
- the LOC126623348 gene encoding probable polyol transporter 4, producing MMGLLGGQQNGNAAENGIAGSEFQLGGSKNKYQRMESEVGETAEDVPLTDKNSRRYVLACAIFASLNSVLLGYDVGVMSGAIIFIQEDLKLTNVQLELLVGILSIVSLLGSLAGGKTSDVIGRKWTIALASIVFQSGALIMALAPNFTVLMIGRLFAGVGIGFGVMIAPVYIAEISSATARGSLTSLPEIFVNFGILLGYISNYVFSGLPAHISWRVMLGVGLIPSIFLGFSLFVIPESPRWLVMQNRMEDARMVLIKTNESEKDVADRLAEIQQAAGMANDENYEAKAIWREIVNPNPAVRRMLITGCGIQCFQQITGIDALVYYSPTIFKDAGIKGNTEVLAATVVVGFTKTVFILVAIFLIDRVGRKPLLYVGTIGMTACLFVLSVALALPGQGEVGIGVAILAVCGNVAFFSVGIGPICWVLSSEVFPLKLRAQASALGAVGSRVSSGVITMSFLSVSGAITVAGTFFIFSLISGLSVAFVHTCVPETKGKTLEEIEMLFQDKGEWQGGGEVEMGDAERLVENKLPTIEPVTSLEPYRQVARYIN from the exons ATGATGGGGTTGCTGGGTGGACAGCAAAACGGAAATGCAGCTGAGAATGGGATTGCCGGGTCCGAATTTCAACTCGGAGGGAGCAAGAACAAGTACCAGAGAATGGAGTCCGAGGTCGGAGAGACAGCGGAAGATGTTCCATTGACCGACAAAAATAGCAGGAGATATGTCTTGGCCTGCGCAATCTTTGCCTCCCTCAATTCCGTGCTTCTTGGATACG ATGTGGGTGTTATGAGTGGAGCAATTATATTCATCCAAGAGGATCTGAAACTCACCAATGTACAACTAGAACTTCTTGTTGGAATTTTGAGTATAGTCTCCCTATTGGGAAGCTTAGCCGGCGGAAAAACTTCTGATGTCATTGGTAGAAAGTGGACAATTGCGTTGGCATCAATTGTCTTTCAGTCTGGTGCTCTTATAATGGCCCTTGCTCCTAATTTCACAGTACTGATGATTGGTAGACTCTTTGCAGGGGTGGGGATAGGATTCGGGGTCATGATTGCGCCTGTTTACATTGCTGAGATTTCTTCTGCAACAGCACGAGGATCTCTTACATCTCTTCCTgagatttttgtaaattttgggatCCTGCTTGGATATatatcaaattatgttttttcagGACTTCCCGCACATATAAGTTGGAGAGTCATGCTTGGTGTGGGGCTCATACCTTCCATCTTTCTTGGATTTTCTCTTTTTGTGATCCCGGAGTCCCCGAGGTGGTTGGTGATGCAGAATAGGATGGAAGATGCAAGGATGGTATTGATAAAGACTAATGAGAGTGAAAAAGATGTTGCGGACAGATTGGCAGAAATACAGCAAGCCGCAGGGATGGCCAATGATGAAAACTATGAAGCAAAAGCTATATGGCGCGAAATTGTTAATCCTAATCCTGCAGTTCGACGAATGCTGATTACTGGTTGTGGAATCCAATGTTTCCAACAGATTACTGGTATTGATGCACTTGTGTATTATAGTCCTACGATTTTCAAAGATGCTGGAATTAAAGGCAACACTGAAGTTCTTGCTGCAACTGTTGTTGTTGGGTTTACCAAAACTGTGTTCATCTTGGTAGCCATCTTTCTGATTGACAGAGTGGGGAGAAAGCCTTTGCTTTACGTGGGCACTATAGGAATGACTGCTTGTTTATTTGTTCTGAGCGTCGCTCTAGCATTGCCAGGACAGGGGGAAGTGGGGATTGGAGTGGCAATATTAGCTGTTTGTGGGAATGTAGCTTTCTTCTCAGTAGGAATTGGCCCAATTTGTTGGGTATTGTCATCGGAAGTCTTCCCTCTAAAGCTTCGAGCTCAAGCATCTGCCCTTGGGGCCGTTGGTAGTAGGGTTAGTAGTGGTGTCATTACCATGTCGTTCCTCTCCGTGTCTGGGGCAATAACAGTGGCAGGAAccttctttattttttcattgATTTCAGGTCTTTCTGTTGCTTTTGTCCACACATGTGTTCCAGAAACAAAAGGAAAGACTTTGGAAGAAATTGAAATGCTTTTCCAAGACAAAGGAGAATGGCAAGGCGGTGGTGAGGTTGAAATGGGAGATGCAGAACGTCTGGTGGAGAACAAACTTCCAACGATAGAGCCTGTAACAAGTCTGGAGCCATATAGGCAGGTTGCACGCTacataaattag
- the LOC126623818 gene encoding uncharacterized protein LOC126623818 → MTAEVLSQPNGVVANGDLNAIPTNNATAAKKSRESERRRRRRKQKKNNKASQAPESSAGETDDDVKENNDPQQIIEQVQIEYVPEKPELSDGMDEEFRKIFEKFCFQDSVGVEEDKKDESEGAPKKKADSDSEEEEQDNEQKEKGISNKKKKLQRRMKIAELKQICQRPDVVEVWDATAADPKLLVFLKSYRNTVPVPRHWCQKRKFLQGKRGIEKQPFQLPDFIAATGIEKIRQAYIEKEDSKKLKQKQRERMQPKMGKMDIDYQVLHDAFFKYQTKPKLTTLGDLYHEGKEFEVKLREMKPGMLSHELKEALGMPDGAPPPWLINMQRYGPPPSYPHLKIPGLNAPIPPGASFGYHPGGWGKPPVDEYGQPLYGDVFGVQQQDQPNYEEEPVDKTKHWGDLEEEEEEEEEEEEEEEEQPEEEDLDDGIQSVDSLSSTPTGVETPAQIELRKDQKKESEKPLYQVLEQKEERIAPGTLLATGHTYNLSGTQDKAGPKKVELLRGQKADKVEVTIQPEELDDMETVLPAKYEEAREEEKLRSQKEDFSDMVAENEKKRKRKQDKEGKNKKRDFKF, encoded by the exons ATGACTGCGGAGGTTCTCTCGCAGCCAAACGGCGTCGTCGCGAATGGCGACCTGAACGCAATCCCTACCAACAACGCCACCGCCGCCAAGAAGTCGAGGGAGAGCGAGCGACGTCGTCGCAGGAGAAAGCAGAAGAAGAACAACAAGGCCTCTCAGGCACCGGAGTCCAGCGCCGGCGAGACCGACGATGACGTCAAGGAGAACAACGATCCTCAACAG ATTATTGAGCAAGTTCAAATTGAATATGTTCCAGAGAAACCTGAGCTAAGTGATGGCATGGATGAGGAATTCAGAAAAATTTTCGAGAAATTCTGCTTTCAGGACTCCGTGGGTGTTGAG gaggataagaaggatgagtcTGAAGGAGCCCCGAAAAAGAAGGCTGACTCAGATTCTGAAGAGGAAGAGCAGGATAATGAACAAAAAGAGAAAGGCATatcaaacaagaagaaaaag CTTCAACGGAGAATGAAGATTGCCGAATTGAAACAGATCTGCCAAAGGCCTGATGTTGTTGAG GTGTGGGATGCAACTGCAGCTGATCCTAAGCTGCTGGTGTTTCTAAAATCATATCGCAATACTGTACCTGTGCCAAGACATTGGTGTCAAAAAAGGAAATTTCTGCAG GGTAAACGTGGTATTGAGAAACAACCGTTTCAGCTTCCCGACTTCATTGCTGCTACTGGAATTGAGAAAATTAGACAG GCATACATTGAAAAAGAAGATAGTAAGAAGTTGAAGCAAAAACAACGAGAGCGTATGCAACCAAAGATGGGGAAAATGGATATTGATTATCAG GTTCTCCATGATGCATTTTTCAAGTACCAGACTAAGCCAAAGTTGACGACTCTTGGTGATCTGTACCATGAAGGGAAGGAGTTTGAG GTGAAATTGAGGGAGATGAAACCAGGCATGCTTTCACATGAACTAAAAGAAGCTCTGGGTATGCCAGATGGTGCTCCTCCCCCGTGGCTCATCAATATGCAG aGATATGGTCCTCCACCATCATATCCACATCTGAAAATTCCCGGGCTGAATGCTCCAATCCCTCCGGGTGCTAGCTTTGGTTACCATCCTGGTGGCTGGGGAAAGCCACCTGTTGATGAA TATGGCCAACCGTTGTATGGGGATGTATTTGGCGTTCAGCAACAAGATCAGCCCAATTATGAG gAGGAGCCTGTTGACAAGACAAAGCATTGgggtgatttggaggaagaggaggaggaggaagaagaagaggaggaggaagaggaagaacagCCTGAGGAAGAAGATTTAGATGATGGCATTCAATCTGTAGACAGCCTCTCAAG TACTCCCACCGGCGTTGAGACACCTGCTCAAATTGAACTGCGCAAGGATCAGAAAAAAGAATCTGAAAAGCCTCTATACCAA GTACTTGAACAAAAAGAGGAAAGAATTGCTCCGGGGACACTTCTTGCAACGGGACACAC GTATAATTTGAGTGGCACCCAAGACAAAGCAGGGCCCAAAAAG GTTGAGCTGCTTAGAGGTCAGAAAGCAGATAAAGTGGAGGTCACTATACAACCCGAAGAATTGGATGATATGGAGACCGTTTTGCCTGCAAA GTACGAAGAAGCAAGGGAGGAGGAGAAGCTGCGAAGTCAGAAGGAAGATTTCAGTGACATGGTCGCAGAG AacgagaagaagaggaaacgTAAGCAAGACAAGGAAGGGAAAAACAAGAAGAGGGACTTCAAGTTTTAG